CTCGAGGAATATATTGTGATGGCACTCAGTTAGCCAAAAATCTCCCTCCAATACCAAATCAGTTTTCCACAAAAGTACAAATTATTGATGCTGTTAACAACTCAATCATAACTATCGATGTAAGCTGTTCACACTCAATTTGataatttctatttatttctatttactGGAATTTCTCTATCAGGAGTTTTACGATATTAAAAGGCAGCAATTTTTGTTTCAAAGTCCTCAGATCACTTCACTGCAAGACTTACATATTGGTGTTGGTTTTTACCTGACCAGTTCTTACTGTTACACATATCCAATCACTACTTCACTACTCCAGATGCCAGCTGGGCGTAATATTTTCCAACTTTCTCCTGATGGACAGCATCTACAACTGCGACCAGTGAGAGATTTATTTGGACTTGCTAAAGAGTTCAATGTGTCGTATGTGGGTGTTCGAACTGTCAATGACATTTCATGCGACGTCTTCCAGGAGCAGAGAGTCGATTATCCACGTTCTGGCAATACAACTATTGTTGAATTGTCATATTCCAGAAAGTCGGTGACTTATTACAATCATTCAAACGTTCCCGTTCATCAAATTCCTGTCAAGTATGAGGTATATAGTAAGGAATTGGTGGGAAGGTTGCTTGATCCTCCACCACCAGGCGCCTTTCATCAAATCTATAATATATATGATTTTGAACCGACTCCTCATCTTGTGCATAATGCAGACATCGGACAGTGTTTTAATTTGAGCGTCAACGTCTGGTTCCAGTTGATCGGAGAGTTGGATGATTTTCGTCAGCAAAGTAGAAATTCATTGATTCGTGCTTGCACAGATTCAGTGGCCGCAGCAGCTAAAGTTGATGTCACACGTGTTTCAAGAGTTACAGTAAGGATGAATAGATctctagtttgtctgtctgtgtttccatGGCTGGCTACATAGTGTCACAACTTGCACCTTACATCTACAATTTATGACACCAGCTTTTGAATATGTTTgcttaatgttttgttttacaTGGTACAGTCTTTTATGTTATTGtatattttagttatttaCTGGTTTTGAAATATattgtgttaatattaatttatcacTAGTACATATTTCTATGTTTCCATGATCTAGGTGATACCAACAACTGGTGATCGTTTTGTTGTTCATGCACTGCTTTTGGGACTTCTGAGAAATACAAGTATCACGCCTTATATATCAATGGGAGCAACACTGGATGATGCTTTAGACAATCTGAATCAAACTATTATGAGTGGTCAACTTAAAGTTTCAGTGAATAAGTCATCATCGTACTCAAGTGTAAGGGGAAGTCTCACTACCACCTTTCAATCTCCACAACATTCGTCACCATCTCAATGTCCTACCCCTGCTTCTCTAACTAAAGCTGCTACTGCAGTCATGCCAACAAAAGATGTAAATGTCActtcatcatcaccatctTCACCTCACATGAGTGGAAAGGGGTCATCGTCTGGATATTCTGCTGGGTCGATGGCAGGTCTTGCTATTGCCATGCTTATGGCTGGTGTAGTCAGTGGATGTGCAGTGATGTTTTTTGTTATGAAACGGAAAGCAACTGCAGAATTCGGCTATGGTAAACAGGGCAATGTCAATTGAACGGGTCTTGTATTGCATAGAATATTAGCAATTTTTGTGGATTTCTGATGCAGATTTGTTAGTTGTGTAGCAGTTTAGATTATTGTGATACGGTTATTCAAATACCTGTATTATGGATATGAAGCACAGCTGTTGATGATAGAATATATGAAGAAGCTTGATGTAGGATATTCATAGATACAACCTGTTATATAAACCGGTTGATCTTACAGCATACTCTGCATGCATCTCATAGAACAAAAGATTGCAACACACTTGACTTAGTGGAAAAGTTTGTTACCAAACACAGTAATGCTATAGGACCCTATGACCCAACATTTATGTGTAATGTACAGAGTATACCACCAACGTATGTGCGGCACACAGTGTGAAAAATaaggaattattttggcttgGTCAGACTGAGCCTTGGTAGGACagtcttgtatggtgttacatgtctaattaagtgcctcccctactccagcaattttgcatgtaatttttgataaccaacttccaagggagaaatggcgttaaaggcagctgaggttttctctggataaagcatgctaggaggcacctaagttcatgaaattaacagttacaccattgacAAGACCATCACGTGCTAAGCggcaaggtttacactatcatatatgcatGCTAATGGATGTTTTGCCCAAACAcatcccaacactggtgcagtattcagtcggacaaacaacacatttggtggggcATTGTGGtatgtcctaccgttattttccacactggcaCAGAGCAAACAGGACAACAGCAAAGACATATGTTTgcacataataataacaataattttgTATAAAAACGTTGACAGTAAATATTAAttcaaatttatataatttgcttttagattaattaagttataccTATAGTTGCAAAGCATGCAAACGACTGTGTTACATAAAATCATAATTAGAGTTGAATATGAAATAGCCACCAAATGTACTGACAACTGTCTGAGCATGTCATCTCCCTGCCATTCTACACGTAAACATACCTATACGATACATACGTCTAGCAGTACTGACACTATACCACTAGCAGGCAATCAATATAACGTGTACTTGTATTGCACATACAACTAAAAAGTTGGATAATTTTCTTACACCACTAAACTTTGTAGCCACCCAAATAACATCGAAGAGACACGTTATCACTACCTCTCGAGTCAATTATCACATGTTGTAGAAAGTCAGTTAATCTTTGTGTTTCCTCCTCTATCGTTATCAAGTTCCCTGGATGACACCTCTCATGGGttgaacaataaacaacagCATCAGGAGGCAGACTACGACACAAATAGCACAGGAAGCAAGAAAGGTCTGTCGCAGAATGATATAAGACATGAATTCGAAAGGAATGTGACTTGTCATCAACCGTCCCAATTGTGATCAGTATATCATATTGCCGCTCAGACAAATTGGCAAGTTTGAACATATTACTTGTACTTACTGTGTGACTGTCACCAACATTCATTCCAAATTctctacagacagactgcactACTTGATGGACTACACAACTGGCGGCCACTTGAACAGTCAGCGAGCAAGTCAGTGCTACTGCATGAAAAGACAAACGATCTTGCTCAGCATGTTTGCAACTACAACACTCTATAAGATCAGCAGTTGTCTTGACAGTAAAGGCATCATCGACAAGCTGATGTAAAGACAACCCAAACTGATGGTGTAACATCAAAATTTCTGACTGTCTTTGTTGTGAGCTACAAACTGATGCTTTGGAAGAGTCCATAATCCTAAAGCTTACACACACAGTTGCAATCATTTTTGACGTGCTCTTAAATGTTGGGCAGTCTGTTACAGTCAGTAATGTAGCTTGATGACCAGAACACAAAACTATGCTTGAAGCACTATTCTTGGTGTCAAACTTGACAACGTCAACGTCAAGTCGTTTTCGTTTTGGTGACGACTCAGGCACAGACTCCAATTGGTCAGCACTTTCGTCTTCCGCTGATGATTTCAAATTCATGTAAGATTTGGATCGAAAGTGTGATGATGTACCATCACTACCAACAAGAGAAACGAGATCAAAAGCAAGGTTATCGATATCATACTTGGATATGTTTTCCACGTCTATTGCTAACACCCACTTGTTATACACATTTCGCTGAAACTCACCGACAACTATCAAAGGTAACTCTTTGCTTGCATTGCTGTGGTAGTCATCTTTCTTACTAGATCGTTTGTCATCTTCACCAATCAGTTTAACTAACGATGAGTCAGTAAACCATTTCAATGTCGAATCATTTTCACAATCAGTGGCGAGTCTGGGGAGTTGCATTGCAGCCCCTTGCAAAAGACGTTTCTTGTTGCATAAAAGCATCTTCTTGTCAACAAGCTGTACTTTGGCTGTTACCAATCTATTTTGCAAAGCTTCGAGTGCTTGAATCAGCCCATTTGGGCAACTAGTATCCTCTTGATCGGCATTCTCAGACGTTTCATCCGCACAGCTGTCAGTAAACGATGAAGTCGAATAACTACACTCAAAATCTGTCAACACAAATCCGTGTTCCACAGAGTTTGACATAAACAAGATTAACAGTTGGTGTCCTTTGCGAGTAAAATCCCCGACTAACCACTTGACCACCCTACTGTAGTTGCCGACTACTTCAAACTGATGACAATTCACAATACATACAGAGGAATCAATCGATTGCAATAGAGCAATAGTATTCTTGTTGACTACTGCTGTTGTAATCGATTGTACGATTATTGGAATACTACACGACCCGACTATTGCTTGCTTACAAAATAGCGACAACCGATTGTCTGCAGTTGCCACCAGCATCATCTGCTTGCCTTGTATTGACACCAATTGCAGTGCCAAGCACAAGGATTCATACCCCATTGGAAACAAAGTTTCTATAGATTTGTTGTTGACTAAATCGAGTTTTCCCAGATTAGCAAACAAGTCGAATGCCTTAAATTTTTGCTCcttatcacgtgactcaaaACACATAATTGCTATGTGAGGCTGACAGTGACCAGAAAATGTTACATCTGGTAGCCACAACGATGACATTTCAGACAATTTAATGTCTTCAACGGTTGTTGTGAGTATTGTAAACTGTTTGTCGTTTTGTGATAGAATAGATAGACTTGTTACCATTCCAATGCTTCCACTCTCCGTCAACCAGCATATTTGAGATTCATTCTGAATGGTCACTGTGAGAGGCTCATTGATATCACACAGAACAAATTGTTTCCAACTCTCTTTCCTCAAACGTAAAGCAACCGCTAGCTGTCCGTTGCTCGTGTAAGCTAGACATAGATGTTGTAGAAGAGTACAAGTGTCCACGACGATCCCAAACGTAAGGATTTTCTCAATATTCAAAGTCTTGTCTATCCATTCTCTTACCTTCTTCATTGATGGTTCGTTGAGGTCGAGCGCATACTCGGAGAAGACAACAGATCTGTCTGACTCGAGATTGACACTCATGGCTTTTCCACGAAAGAAGCACAAGTTCATgtttttagttgatattaaaatgCACCAAACGGTCCTGACACGCAAGTTTCTCACTCTCCAGTAATCATCTTTTTTCTTCTAGTACCTAGGTTAATGAAGTTAAATGTGTACAAATATAAGAGAAGGAAAATATGCATGTACATCATTTAGgtaattgtttattattttaacTGCAATGATAAATTTGTACGTAGAAATGGTGTAGTGTGTATAGTGTAGTCTTGTGTTTGGCGATAGTTATTTGTGTATGCCCTAAGAGGGAACATGTACTTGCAAATCACACGCGGAAACTGATGATTAGAATGCAGCTCCGCGACTTGCTTATCAGTCCACAGGCTTGTTCACCGTGACTCGCTCTGACTTGCGGTGAATCGCTGTGACTGTAAGATGAATCCTTCTCAATAATTGTCGCTGCTTCTTACTATAGATGCATGCGAACATGCATGGATCTCTGACTACAAAAGTTTCAATATTTTGATTATTAAAAGGTTTTAGTTGTCCGgcatccgtaggcgcctcgcattcgtgagtaacacgtccaacgaaGTTTTCAGAccatctactgaaacgccgagtcctagctagacaatacgtatttgttgaaaccctagctgtcatggaagtaaacacgcaaacttcctagtagtttagattacgcctagaggcctggtataggtagtcgtcgttttgcgatcgtgatcaagacaattgaaatgtacagtctagttatgcactcagttcccttgtaacgacagtggtatggtatttactgacattgaaattgatatcagcaaacattgactatcaacagtgttagatgcagcacaatgtagtaaaggattgatcatactgtaatTACGcaagtatgggacgtgtgaatagttgactataggtggcattcaactcctgaaggtgtttcttggttgtcacgtacacacagttcctagctacaatacaaaaggacggggcgacggaacttcatgaagcattttcttcgctgtttggtcacttgcacgaatcgttcctatactcatctgtagtcggacacggaaacgatttatatatatatatatatatatatatatatatatatatatatatatatatagactccTGGACAAAGAATTACTAATTCCTTTCACTGGTTGTAATGCACTTGTAACTCTATCCGCACATATACGTTGGCCATTACAAAGTTATATATTTATCTTACTTAACCTTATGGCTGTTTGAGTGCTGTATATTTGGAGTATGCGGTGATTACTATTTATGAGTCTGGATGAACAATACTAGAATGGCAAGAAGAGACCGAGAAGATCATCTTCGTCTCTCAGACAACAAAGTTCAATTTTAGACGTACCACTACTGTCGTCAGTGCCTTAGCTGAGCACCTGCTCACAGTCGTTTCTGAGCCTCTTCCATGTTACTGAGTTCTACCATGTCGCTTTAAGGCAGTCGAATAAAGTTTAACTAATGCTACTAACGAACTTAAAAATGTAGATAACTTGATGGTATGCAACTAGATCGAGTCACACAGGCAGTGTTTGAATTGTGCCGTTTGGTGTCCTAGGACTAAATATTAACACAAACCTGagactgtatgcatgcacaacaagcacacaccGACTACGTAGTAGTCAACTATTTATTACCCTTGTTGAGATCTTTTGAATTTTTACCTTATTATTTTTGGTGTGATATTATTCTCACCGATACATTTGAAATATTTAACAATGAATAAACAGTTgctaaatacacacacacacacacacacacacacacacacacacacacacacacacacacacacacacacacacacacacacaatctatTTAAAGGATACTCTGGCTTTGCAGAAACATTGGCTCCATTCTACCAAGCTGTCCTTAGTTTCATCTTTGGAAGATGATAGTATGTTTTGTTCTACCTCTCCTATGGAGAGTAATCATATTTTATCTGGTCGACCGTATGGAGGCGTTGCCTTGCTGTGGCATAAACGATACGATCATTTAATTGCTCCTGTGAAAACTGCTTCTGAACGTATGGTTGCTGTGCGATTACGTTCGTGCTCTGGAATAATCGTGGTTATTCAATTTACATGTTTACAGAATATGGTAACTCAGAAGCTTTAGAAGATTACAACATGGAGCTCGGATGTCTGGATGGGATATTGGATGCAGAAGTATATGATGCAGTGGTAGTCTTgggtgactttaatgctgATCTTCGTAAATCTGGGAGATTCTCAAAGCTGCCGATGTCTTTCCTGAACAATTCCAATCTTATTCTTGTGGGTTTGTCTGATCCCCAAGTGGCCAGTAATATGTCTACATGGCATAGTGATGACTTTCCAAGGAGTCATGGATCGACTATGCTTGTATTTCTAAGTCTTTGTTTGATAGTAGTTCATCCGACTTTGAGATAAGAGATGGTATGAGCATGTGTTCTGATCACTGGTCGATTTTCTGGTGTAGTGACATTATGGTTGATGCGGTGAAGGAGATGGTTGGATCAAAGACCAGAAAGAAAAGAATGTTGTGGAGAGAGGCTTGTTCTGAGGACGTATTCAGATATAGGCAATGTTTGGAAATGGGATTGGAGAATTTGGATATTCCTGCAGACGCAGCCGTATGTAATGATCCTTGTTCATGTAGCCACAAAGAGGTTATACAGTCGTATTTTGATGCTGTGGTTGGTTCAATGATGAAGGCAAGCAAGAGGTGTATAGCCATGGGAAGACAAAGTAACGCAAAGGTGTTGGGATGGGACTTTGAACCTAGAGAGTTGAAAGGCAATGCTAGGGCAAGTCATAAGTTATGGCGATCTGTAGGTAAACCACGTTGTAGTGAGCTGTTTGATGCCATGAATAGTTTGAGAAGATTATTCAAGTCGAAATTTAAACAAAATTAAGAGAGAGACAAATATTTTGTGAGAAGTTGTCTAAAGATATTGAAGAAGGACACCATTCAAGATTTTGGAGTAAATTTCATGGTGGTTTACATCATAGTAAGTCAAAACCATCGACGAGGATTGCTGAGGCATCGTCTGCAGAAGACATTCTGAAAGTATGGAAGGATAATTTCAGTGCTATTGTTAACAACGAGTCGTGTGAGAGTGTGAAAGATGATTGCATGGTATTTGAGGAAACGCTAGATAGTCACCTAGATGATTTGCGAATACCATGGTGGTCGGTGGACGTTCGTCCCATTGAAGTATAAAAGGCGTTTGGGCGTCTGAAAGCCAATAAATCACCAGGTCCTGATGATATAATGTCTGAACACTTGAGATATGGTGGTCCTATTCTGGCTATATACATGAGCGTGGCTTTCACGGCTTTTCTGAGACATTCCTTTGTACCTAGTCAGTTCTTGAGGTCCTACATCGTACCGATTGTCAAGGACCAGATGGAAAACACTCATGATCCTGACAATTGCAGAGGCATTGCGTGTATCTTCCGTTGTATCGAAACCTTTTGAGCACCTTCTTCTTTACAGACTTCAGGATCTTTGGAATTCAGGTAATGAACAATTTGGTTTTAAGAAAGGACACAGCTGTTCGGATTGTTCGTATGGTTTCAGACAGACTATTGACTATTACCTATCAAGAGGTAATAGGTATGCTTATGCTTGCGCATTGGATTTTTCAAAGGCATACGACAGAGTTTCGCATTATAAATTATTCAGTAAACTATTACGACTTTACACACCAGTTTATATTGTAAAGATACTTGAAAATTGGTACACGCTGCGCAATCTATGCAGATAAAGTGGGATAACAGTCTTTCAGAACCCTTTAATGTTTGTAATGGTGTTCGTCAAGGTAACGTTTTATTTCCGTTTTTGTTCAATGTTTACCTGGACGATTTATTGGGAGATCGCAGAGATTCCGGTGCTGGTGCCAAGATTGGCAACATGTTTTTGGGGTGTCTGGCGTACGCTGATGATTCCTTGCTTATTTCTCCTACTGCGGCTGGTCTACAAAAAGTGATGGATATTTGTCTGCAATATGCCAATGTTCACCATTTGAAGGTCAATGGCAAGAAGAGCTCTGTTATTGGATTCATTAAACGTGTTACGTCATCACGTAATATTCCAGAATTTCCACTGAATGGAATTTCGTTGTCGTGTCATGAAAATATCAATCATCTCGGTGTTGTTTGGATATGCTGGGTCGTGATCAAGTGGCAGTGGATGCCAGAAAACGAAAGTTCTTTGGCGCTGTTAactctgctgttgcaagaATGGGAGGTAGTTGCTTGAGCGACAGCACTTGGAAGAAAATAGTAGATATTCAACTATTTCCTTTTTTATCGTTTGGTAGCCAGCTGTGGAACTTGGACAAAACGTCAACTACTAAGGCAGTTGACGCCATATTTAGGAAAGATATTCGACGGGGACTTGGTCTTCGATGGAGAGACTCACTGTATGAGCGCCTAGGTAATTGGATGGTCAATGCGTCAGTGAAGATTCGAACAGTACAAGCTTTATCGTTGAAACGGTCACTAGACTCTAGAAATGACCTAGTTAGAGGACTATCGTGGAGAGTCTATAGAGATAAGTTGCCCTTTGTAGATGTGCATACTAATTTTTTTGCCACCTCGCTGAAGCAATTACGTTCTATGTTATATACTTAGCTGTGCGTTTGTTTTTGAagtgtctatgtgtatgtgtgtgtttgtatgtatatttctctcattcgtgagaggctgtacctatatatatatatatatatatatatatatatatatatatatatatattgctgtTCTGTCAAAACTATGTCtttgaataataattatgGTAAAATCTATTTTGTAcaactggtttagtgctaaCTAACAGATTTGTGAGCGATAGATTGATCACCATGGAGCTACACATTGAATCCATTCTGCTACAAGTTGAATATCACAAGATGCCTTTTCAGTATGCCAGAACGCTGCACAAACTGTGTACGTACTACgatcttgttgattgtaagATTTTTGCTGAAGCAGTTATTATCAACAATACTGCTTGGTTACACAGAAGGGTTAGTTGGATATCTTAACTGGACTCATTCTCTCTCACAACTTCATAATTGTCTCATGGGACTCAGAACTGTGTCATGAGGAAATCTGTTTATTGTTTGGCAACATGTTACCATTTTCAGTTCTCAGGATATATCTAAGACTATAACCCTCGCAAGGATAAATGTAAAgcagtttgtgtgcaattctGCTTCATAGAATCATCAATCATCCCCTCCAAGATAAAGAATCGTTATATCTGCCAGTCAAGAATGTAGAAACAGCTATCTATAGGACTACTCTCTGGTTAACTGCCAACAAATGTAAAATTCAGAGTCATCACATTGCAATACCATGCATATTTGCAATACCATGCATATTTGAAGTGATAGAAATAGAAAGTAAATTTGGCAGACACGTTTGTGACAGTAGAGCACATTTGTGACAATTTAGTCTATTTTAACTCTAGAACAACACTAGATCACACAATGCAATCAAGTACAAAACCCGTCTTTCCCAAACTCgcgtgaccgagattatgtccatCCGGATCCCGTAGGCTATCACGTGCACCTTTCTCACTGCCAtgcaacagtaaaaactgAATTGAAAAAAGGGTTAACCGCCTATTGAGTGGCCTAAAAAACTTTCAACAGACACTACTATCCTCTCAATTCGTCTTTTAGAAAATCGACCGAGAGAAATCTTGATATGATCCCCGATGTccgagtatttgtctctcagatttcacgttctgccgtaggAACAGAACAATGAGCGCCCTgtaggtatagtagccagcggtgagGACTCtaacattagccaaaaagAACGCCTCCGATCTACGTCtgaagaaagaaaatagctCGAGATCATGTGACCGACATTATGTCCAGTGAGTCATCCATCTTCTTCGCTGTCTGCaagagtagaggttgacaaaGACAAAGCTACTAAAaaaggaagtcatataatgATCCTATCGATAGAGATGACTTacgtctcaaacggagttgtagaaacgaaatggcaagcactgacagAGATGATTAGCTTCGgtctcccagacccgtgtaacGCAGATTTAATATTGTCACGGGTCTGTGATGGTACCTTcccttctcaatatattgtggttggtcctaggacca
This window of the Corticium candelabrum chromosome 17, ooCorCand1.1, whole genome shotgun sequence genome carries:
- the LOC134193295 gene encoding uncharacterized protein LOC134193295, which produces MTQAKSSVQTMLLLFLFFIATSRSQVHTCTVDVSTPSPDAPPLPNLASQFTTRIEANIENRGYTIDTVEYYDEPNNRGRLDFSGGTFSTPQTRIYTFADNQWFSINGTQCTAYHLTPNVSFRGLPITFDPAGQAHIRGVADLLRFGKQYNETYLGREEVRGIQADRWRSCIVTRRNFNVTLDWYFAAADWQTTADGTPLRLIVEGVAPNRTDPNNPTANVSGFHHFKHSYEFVFFQPGPADNLLFQLPRGIYCDGTQLAKNLPPIPNQFSTKVQIIDAVNNSIITIDEFYDIKRQQFLFQSPQITSLQDLHIGVGFYLTSSYCYTYPITTSLLQMPAGRNIFQLSPDGQHLQLRPVRDLFGLAKEFNVSYVGVRTVNDISCDVFQEQRVDYPRSGNTTIVELSYSRKSVTYYNHSNVPVHQIPVKYEVYSKELVGRLLDPPPPGAFHQIYNIYDFEPTPHLVHNADIGQCFNLSVNVWFQLIGELDDFRQQSRNSLIRACTDSVAAAAKVDVTRVSRVTVIPTTGDRFVVHALLLGLLRNTSITPYISMGATLDDALDNLNQTIMSGQLKVSVNKSSSYSSVRGSLTTTFQSPQHSSPSQCPTPASLTKAATAVMPTKDVNVTSSSPSSPHMSGKGSSSGYSAGSMAGLAIAMLMAGVVSGCAVMFFVMKRKATAEFGYGKQGNVN
- the LOC134193112 gene encoding uncharacterized protein LOC134193112; amino-acid sequence: MVTSLSILSQNDKQFTILTTTVEDIKLSEMSSLWLPDVTFSGHCQPHIAIMCFESRDKEQKFKAFDLFANLGKLDLVNNKSIETLFPMGYESLCLALQLVSIQGKQMMLVATADNRLSLFCKQAIVGSCSIPIIVQSITTAVVNKNTIALLQSIDSSVCIVNCHQFEVVGNYSRVVKWLVGDFTRKGHQLLILFMSNSVEHGFVLTDFECSYSTSSFTDSCADETSENADQEDTSCPNGLIQALEALQNRLVTAKVQLVDKKMLLCNKKRLLQGAAMQLPRLATDCENDSTLKWFTDSSLVKLIGEDDKRSSKKDDYHSNASKELPLIVVGEFQRNVYNKWVLAIDVENISKYDIDNLAFDLVSLVGSDGTSSHFRSKSYMNLKSSAEDESADQLESVPESSPKRKRLDVDVVKFDTKNSASSIVLCSGHQATLLTVTDCPTFKSTSKMIATVCVSFRIMDSSKASVCSSQQRQSEILMLHHQFGLSLHQLVDDAFTVKTTADLIECCSCKHAEQDRLSFHAVALTCSLTVQVAASCVVHQVVQSVCREFGMNVGDSHTVSTSNMFKLANLSERQYDILITIGTVDDKSHSFRIHVLYHSATDLSCFLCYLCRSLPPDAVVYCSTHERCHPGNLITIEEETQRLTDFLQHVIIDSRGSDNVSLRCYLGGYKV